Part of the Brachyspira sp. SAP_772 genome, ATAAATAATAAAGAGCTTTATAAAGAGTATATAAAAAAATATTCTGATAAKGAGTTATTAACTTTTTTGGAAGGAGATTTGAACGGAGATAATATAAATGATTTAATAATAATATATAAAGAATCTGAATACTCAAACAAATTAATTGGTATATACAAAGATTCTAATAAAATATTAATGACCKCTCCAATACCAGCACCTATAGAAAATTAYACAATCAAATTTTATAACATAGATGAAAAAGTGCCAAATGAAATTTTAGTGTCTGGTAAAAAGGGAGCTAGTATAGGTTTTKCTGTTTATAGACTTGAAAATGGAGAATTAATAAGCTTATTTGAAAACGGCATGGAAAAATGCTGCTAAATATAAATAAAAAAATATAAGGAGAAAAAAATGAAAAAAGTTGTAATTATTTTTTCTATGATTGTTTTTATCATTTCATGTAGCGGAARTGATAATRCATCTAAAGCAACAGAAACTTCTATTTCAGAAGATGTACAAGCTATAGTTGATGACTATAATTTGGAAGAGTTAAGCGATGCAGACAAAAAATACAAAATTAATTTAGGMTATTATAACTGCGAYCATATGACAGCAGCTTGTGTTGGAGAAGATACTGGAATATTTAAAGCATTGGGTTTAAATGTTACAGTTACAGGGAATGGTAATGTACCAGAGGCTATGAGTGCTGGGCAGATGGATATGGCTTATGCTGGTTTTACAACTACTTTAAATGCAGTAAAAAATAAAGTTCCTCTTTTTATAGCAGCAGAAAATCATACAGGAGGAGCTG contains:
- the saoC gene encoding Cys-Cys-COOH (seleno)protein SaoC; this encodes INNKELYKEYIKKYSDXELLTFLEGDLNGDNINDLIIIYKESEYSNKLIGIYKDSNKILMTXPIPAPIENYTIKFYNIDEKVPNEILVSGKKGASIGFXVYRLENGELISLFENGMEKCC